In Candidatus Bathyarchaeota archaeon, a genomic segment contains:
- a CDS encoding trypsin-like peptidase domain-containing protein gives MNTYNGSRLPLYVSAAALIAMIVTSTIITNMYLQVQTRIVDLQSRVESLQSQLQSLSREGENGSEAHQVFLLIQESVVQVLNKKVGVKGLEPYASGSGFVYNKEGHIITNNHVVDKADVIEVTFLDGSTFRATLIGADPYSDLAILKVDIAPDRLKPVILGDSSKLLVGETIYAVGAPFGLSWSLTKGIVSQIGRTLPSAGGYPIVGVIQVDAAINPGNSGGPLLNSVGMVVGVNTAIQTETGVFSGVGFAIPSNLVKRVSSSLISTGHYDHPWLGVIGTDVTPSIAEIMNLKEAKGVLVISTVKDSPAEKAGVRGGERTEIIEGRNVTIGGDVIIGVNEQPVRKFEDLSFFLEYNCRPGEKIRLNIIRNGTLIVLEVNLGVRPPPSR, from the coding sequence GTGAATACATATAATGGTTCCAGACTACCACTCTATGTTTCAGCTGCAGCCCTAATAGCAATGATTGTCACGTCGACAATCATTACTAATATGTATCTTCAAGTCCAGACCAGAATAGTGGATTTGCAGTCCAGGGTTGAGAGCCTCCAGTCACAATTACAATCACTAAGTAGGGAGGGTGAAAACGGTTCTGAGGCTCATCAAGTCTTTCTTCTCATACAGGAGTCTGTTGTCCAAGTGTTAAATAAGAAAGTTGGAGTCAAAGGTTTAGAGCCTTACGCGAGTGGTTCAGGATTCGTTTACAACAAGGAAGGCCACATCATAACGAATAATCACGTCGTAGATAAGGCTGATGTTATTGAGGTTACCTTTCTTGATGGATCAACCTTCAGGGCTACACTCATAGGCGCTGATCCTTACTCTGATCTAGCTATTCTTAAGGTGGATATTGCACCCGACAGACTCAAACCCGTAATTCTAGGCGACTCATCGAAACTGCTCGTTGGGGAGACCATATACGCCGTCGGCGCCCCTTTCGGTTTGAGTTGGTCTCTGACGAAGGGAATCGTAAGCCAGATAGGCAGAACACTACCTTCTGCTGGCGGTTATCCAATTGTGGGTGTGATCCAGGTAGATGCTGCGATAAATCCTGGGAATAGCGGGGGGCCATTGCTAAACTCTGTTGGGATGGTGGTAGGTGTCAATACTGCTATTCAGACTGAGACGGGAGTCTTCTCAGGAGTTGGATTTGCAATTCCATCTAACCTAGTCAAGAGGGTATCTTCATCCCTCATCAGCACAGGCCATTACGACCATCCATGGCTCGGGGTTATAGGTACCGATGTGACTCCATCCATTGCTGAAATAATGAATCTTAAAGAAGCAAAAGGAGTCTTAGTGATCTCTACTGTTAAGGACAGCCCCGCTGAGAAGGCTGGGGTGCGTGGTGGAGAGAGGACGGAGATAATTGAGGGGAGGAACGTAACAATCGGTGGTGACGTAATTATAGGTGTAAATGAACAGCCTGTAAGAAAATTTGAAGATTTATCTTTTTTCTTGGAGTATAATTGTAGACCAGGGGAGAAGATTCGTCTGAATATTATTCGTAATGGTACATTGATAGTATTGGAGGTTAATTTGGGTGTGCGGCCGCCGCCATCAAGATAA
- a CDS encoding YkgJ family cysteine cluster protein has product MAASRVFIPWRKVKYWECLACGDCCKWFRVPLRMDEYANILKNYGTSFIRIDVGKVYLAKRYDGRCIFQFQTSGRWICSIQAIKPIACKQWPFIIVKKPLFGHADKALIRWYESSYYIYVDPRCRGVVFGVPSTILLEKILPEVLSLSQGISTDQYYSTSKINVTTPRLSFRSPYQVAK; this is encoded by the coding sequence ATGGCAGCATCAAGAGTCTTTATTCCATGGCGCAAAGTTAAATATTGGGAATGTCTGGCTTGTGGTGACTGCTGCAAATGGTTCAGGGTACCCCTCCGCATGGATGAATATGCAAATATCTTGAAGAATTACGGTACCTCATTTATCAGAATAGACGTTGGTAAGGTCTATCTTGCTAAAAGATACGACGGCCGCTGCATATTCCAATTTCAAACCTCAGGTAGGTGGATTTGTAGTATTCAAGCGATTAAGCCAATAGCGTGCAAACAGTGGCCATTTATAATCGTTAAGAAACCCCTCTTCGGCCATGCCGACAAGGCCCTTATTCGATGGTATGAATCTAGCTATTATATATATGTGGATCCTAGATGTAGAGGCGTAGTGTTTGGGGTCCCTTCTACGATTCTTTTGGAGAAGATTCTACCAGAAGTCCTAAGTTTAAGCCAAGGTATAAGCACCGATCAATACTATTCAACATCTAAAATTAATGTTACGACTCCTAGGTTGAGTTTTAGAAGCCCTTATCAAGTAGCAAAATAG
- the dnaJ gene encoding molecular chaperone DnaJ yields MAEKDYYEILGVSRDATKEEIKNAYRKLALKYHPDRNKSPDAEEKFKEISEAYAVLSDDEKRRTYDMYGRAGIGDRYRPEDIFRGVDFEEIFRDLGFRFGFDIFDHFFGGRSWRIPQRGYDLQYDLEIGLEEAATGLEREISMSRVEDCATCGGSGAKPGTSLKTCPTCRGAGEIRRQQSAASGFFTFTQITTCDRCRGKGQIVETPCNTCGGTGNVKRDRRLSIRIPPGVEDGATLRLRGEGDAGPRGSPPGDLYVTVHIRPHPIFERRGADLYCEVPITYTQAALGGKISAPALNGKIELRIPPGTQSGTIFKIAGKGMPKFNEYGRGDEYVRVNVTVPTRLTKRQRELLIELEKTFERPD; encoded by the coding sequence TTGGCCGAGAAGGACTACTATGAAATACTTGGCGTCTCAAGGGACGCTACCAAAGAGGAGATAAAGAATGCTTACCGAAAGCTCGCTCTCAAATATCACCCTGACAGGAACAAGTCACCAGACGCTGAAGAGAAGTTCAAAGAAATATCTGAAGCATATGCCGTACTATCAGATGATGAGAAAAGAAGAACATATGATATGTATGGTCGTGCAGGGATAGGTGACAGATACAGGCCTGAAGACATATTCAGAGGCGTAGACTTCGAAGAGATTTTTAGAGACTTAGGATTTAGATTCGGCTTCGACATATTCGACCACTTCTTCGGGGGGAGAAGCTGGAGAATACCTCAAAGGGGGTACGATCTTCAGTATGACTTAGAGATTGGTTTGGAGGAAGCTGCGACCGGTCTTGAGAGGGAGATATCTATGTCCAGAGTTGAGGATTGCGCAACGTGTGGCGGTAGTGGGGCCAAACCTGGGACAAGCCTAAAGACCTGTCCTACATGTAGAGGGGCAGGAGAGATAAGGAGGCAACAATCAGCAGCCTCAGGTTTCTTCACGTTCACACAGATAACGACCTGTGACAGGTGCAGGGGAAAAGGCCAGATTGTTGAAACCCCATGTAACACGTGCGGTGGGACTGGAAATGTTAAGCGTGACCGTCGGTTGAGCATCAGGATCCCTCCAGGAGTAGAAGACGGCGCCACCTTGAGGCTTAGGGGAGAGGGTGATGCGGGTCCAAGAGGAAGCCCTCCAGGGGACCTCTATGTAACAGTCCATATTAGGCCACATCCAATCTTCGAGAGAAGAGGAGCTGACCTCTACTGTGAGGTTCCGATAACCTACACACAAGCAGCCCTTGGCGGGAAGATTTCAGCACCTGCCCTAAACGGAAAGATAGAGCTCCGAATCCCCCCAGGAACACAGTCGGGAACAATATTCAAGATCGCAGGTAAAGGCATGCCTAAATTCAATGAGTATGGGAGAGGGGATGAATATGTCAGAGTAAACGTTACTGTTCCTACAAGACTTACGAAGAGGCAGAGGGAACTTCTCATCGAGTTGGAAAAGACTTTCGAAAGACCAGACTGA
- a CDS encoding nucleotide exchange factor GrpE codes for MMNTSKTDSCEDVGTRTEGGEDRDLEREVDRLNMALASEKAKSDRYLNQLKYMQAEIENIQKRVRRETDEIIKRANERLISNLLTILDDMEMALKLSHGTHDCEDLRSGLELIMKKIMNILEGEGLIRIEAVGKPFNPEIHEAADQVLKEDVPEGIIVNEIRAGYMFKGKLLRPSVVVVSKKFS; via the coding sequence ATGATGAACACATCTAAAACAGATTCATGTGAAGATGTCGGTACTAGAACTGAAGGGGGAGAAGATAGGGATCTCGAGAGAGAGGTTGACCGATTGAATATGGCTCTGGCAAGTGAGAAGGCCAAGTCTGATAGATACTTGAACCAACTCAAGTATATGCAAGCGGAAATAGAAAATATCCAGAAGAGAGTAAGGAGGGAGACAGATGAGATCATCAAGAGGGCTAATGAACGTTTGATTTCAAATCTCCTGACCATACTGGATGATATGGAGATGGCTCTCAAGTTATCTCATGGAACTCATGATTGTGAGGATCTCAGGTCCGGTCTTGAGCTTATCATGAAAAAAATCATGAATATTCTGGAAGGTGAAGGATTGATTAGGATAGAGGCCGTCGGAAAACCTTTCAATCCTGAAATCCATGAAGCCGCCGACCAAGTTTTGAAGGAAGATGTTCCTGAAGGTATAATTGTAAATGAGATCAGGGCAGGTTACATGTTCAAAGGTAAACTTCTTAGACCCAGCGTCGTCGTAGTCTCGAAGAAATTTAGTTAA
- the dnaK gene encoding molecular chaperone DnaK — MSSSQASKIIGIDLGTSNSAAAVMQGGRPVMIPSAEGTTVGGKAFPSVVAFTKDGQLLVGEPARRQAITNPEGTVMAIKRKMGTDYKVQIFGKEYTPQQISAFILQKIKRDAEAFLGARVDKAVITVPAYFNDNQRQATKDAGTIAGLEVVRIINEPTAASLAYGLDKAEKELKIMVFDLGGGTLDVTLMEIGRPGPSEPPVFEVKSTSGDTQLGGTDMDNAIVNYLINEFKKTTGIDLTNDKVAVQRLREAAEKAKIELSTTLTTEINLPFIAADSSGPKHLNISLTRAKLEELVMPIIERCKGPINQALADAKMTPQDIDKIILVGGPTRMPIVRKFVEDYMGKPAERGIDPMECVAMGAAIQAGVIAGEVQELLLLDVTPLSLGVETLGGVFTKIIERNTTIPTRKSQIFTTAADFQTSVTIHVLQGERAMAADNVSLGRFTLTGIPPAPRGVPQIEVTFDINADGILNVSAKDLATGNQQKITITATTKLSEEEKERMIKEAEKFAEQDRLKREEAETRNQADSLLYTVEKTLRDLGDKVSKEQREKLEKASADLRTALTGKDVAAIKSRIEDLSRVLQEVGTSVYQQATQTQGQSTSESKSESGERKGKVVDADYKVVDESGKP, encoded by the coding sequence ATGAGCAGCTCCCAAGCATCGAAGATAATAGGTATAGACCTAGGTACCAGCAACTCCGCAGCTGCGGTCATGCAGGGCGGTCGACCAGTAATGATCCCAAGCGCTGAAGGCACAACTGTAGGTGGGAAAGCATTCCCATCAGTTGTTGCCTTCACAAAGGATGGGCAACTCTTAGTCGGTGAACCGGCTAGAAGACAAGCTATTACTAATCCCGAAGGCACAGTGATGGCCATAAAGAGAAAGATGGGCACAGACTATAAGGTTCAGATATTTGGTAAAGAGTATACTCCACAACAGATCTCTGCATTCATACTGCAGAAGATTAAGAGGGATGCCGAGGCGTTCCTCGGTGCGAGAGTAGACAAAGCCGTCATTACTGTTCCAGCCTACTTTAATGATAATCAGAGGCAAGCGACGAAGGATGCTGGCACGATAGCAGGTCTAGAAGTAGTCAGAATAATAAATGAGCCGACAGCAGCCTCTTTAGCCTACGGCCTCGACAAGGCTGAGAAAGAATTGAAGATAATGGTCTTCGATCTAGGAGGAGGGACTCTTGACGTGACTTTAATGGAGATAGGCAGACCAGGACCTTCTGAGCCGCCTGTATTTGAAGTCAAGTCCACAAGCGGAGACACACAGCTTGGTGGAACAGACATGGATAATGCGATAGTCAATTACTTAATCAATGAATTCAAAAAAACTACCGGAATAGACCTCACTAATGATAAGGTCGCTGTGCAGAGGTTGAGGGAGGCGGCTGAGAAGGCTAAGATAGAGCTTTCAACAACACTCACAACCGAAATAAACCTTCCATTTATAGCCGCTGACTCTTCGGGTCCAAAACACCTTAACATTTCATTGACTAGGGCAAAACTTGAGGAGCTGGTTATGCCGATCATTGAACGATGTAAAGGCCCTATAAACCAGGCTCTTGCTGACGCGAAGATGACTCCTCAAGATATAGACAAGATAATTCTGGTTGGCGGCCCTACGAGGATGCCCATAGTCAGGAAGTTTGTTGAGGATTATATGGGGAAGCCTGCTGAGAGAGGGATAGACCCTATGGAATGCGTCGCCATGGGTGCCGCCATACAAGCGGGAGTCATAGCTGGAGAAGTTCAGGAGTTACTCCTTCTAGATGTAACACCACTCTCACTAGGAGTTGAAACCTTAGGTGGAGTCTTTACAAAGATAATTGAGAGGAACACAACTATTCCAACAAGGAAGAGCCAGATATTCACCACCGCAGCAGACTTCCAAACAAGCGTTACTATACATGTCTTGCAGGGTGAAAGGGCGATGGCAGCTGATAATGTCTCTTTGGGCAGATTCACCCTAACAGGGATCCCTCCAGCGCCTAGGGGTGTCCCACAGATAGAGGTGACCTTTGACATAAATGCAGATGGAATACTCAACGTTTCAGCGAAGGACCTTGCAACTGGGAACCAGCAGAAGATAACTATAACGGCAACAACCAAACTCTCAGAGGAAGAGAAGGAGAGGATGATCAAAGAGGCTGAGAAGTTCGCTGAACAGGACCGCTTGAAGAGAGAGGAGGCTGAAACTAGAAATCAGGCCGACTCTTTACTATATACGGTGGAGAAGACTCTGAGGGATCTTGGAGATAAGGTCAGTAAAGAGCAGAGGGAGAAGCTAGAGAAGGCGTCTGCCGACTTGAGGACAGCATTGACTGGAAAAGATGTGGCCGCCATCAAATCGAGGATCGAAGATCTATCCAGAGTCTTGCAAGAAGTTGGGACATCAGTTTACCAACAGGCAACTCAAACCCAAGGTCAGTCGACGAGTGAGTCTAAGAGTGAATCAGGTGAGAGAAAAGGGAAAGTGGTTGATGCGGACTATAAGGTCGTAGATGAGAGTGGGAAGCCGTAG